The following nucleotide sequence is from Channa argus isolate prfri chromosome 9, Channa argus male v1.0, whole genome shotgun sequence.
AAAAGCAGCTGAGAGAAAGCTTCCATGTCTGCCTCGCTGACCTTGGACCTCACACCTTTGGACAAGTGGCCAACACTGCAACGCAACACGCTGATCATATCTAAGGCATCCTTCCGTGCAAGTGCGAACCCCGTGTGTAGGCTGTAGGTTTTTCCCTTCATTGAATTTACACGAGCTAGCCTTGCTTCAAGGCTCATGTCACTCATAGTAGTGGCCATGGTATTCTGCTCAGCTTTGTAGACTgcattttgctttgtgttttcttcacaaCAGGCTGAGCTGGCAGAAAACAGTGCATGTGAGGGCACGGCTCTGCCTTCATTATCCCCATTAGTGTTTGCCTTTCTCCTGAGGAAGCAGTGACTGAACGGCCTGTGGCACTTCCACGTCATCAACCTCGGTGCCGTTGACTCTGTAGGCAACCCAGAAGCTCCTCTTAGCAGCCCTCTACCAGATGAATAAGAGGCAACTGAACCCTGGGACATGCTCTTGGGCAAGGTTTTGGCAGAGAATATCCTCTGTTCTTCTGGGGCATTTTGAGACTGCAAATTCTGACCTCCGCTCTTTCCTGTAAGTGTGGCTTTGGTTTTCTCTATCAGTGCTTCTAAGCTCCTGGAACCTGGCATTAGAGtgctccagctcctcctgagCATCCGAACCCTGCGTGGCTTCCTGAGGCTGCCTAGTGTAGGTTCACATGAAGATCTGCTTGAAAGGAAAGCCATGACGTGTGGGTCGGGCTCGGGGCTTTCCTGTGTTAGCCCACTGGGCTCTGTGCTACTTCGTAATGATGGTAGTGACATGGTTGTGGTGGTGGTACTGGTTTCATTACAGAGAGCTAAAGATGACTCTTCCCCAACTTTCTTCAGCTGTGTGCAAGCTACACTAGGGGTAGCAGGGAAACAAAAAGAACTGTTAAGCATCTCCGTCTTCATCTGAAATAACATGTTTCTATTCATAGTCTTTTGTACTATTAGATTTATCTGGAATTGCTCTAAAATAATATATTCAGTAACACATACTGGCTTTATATACTAATTACTGTACAAAATTTACATATTTCTatacaaaaagataaaacaattaCTGAAGGGTTACATTGATGAAGGGattaaaagtgacatttaaGCAAATTATTTACTAGTTTTGATCATTTGCTTTCTTGTGTTATctgttgatgaaaatatacGTTTAAAAATAAGTGTAAATTGACCTCTGTAATGTACTCAATAGGTGTTCTATTAGGTGCCTGAAATGAGCACAATTTGTGAATGATCTTTttcatttgcacaaacacaaacatagatATAAGCGGGAAAACCCTCCTGTCTGGTTTTACCTGTGGTCTCCTTTATTTTGGCCATCCTGTGACTGCCATCCCGGGAAATTGTGAACCCAGGTTCAGCACTGGTAGCTGCATGGATCTTCCTCAGCAGGGTGGGGTCCATGGGATGGCCAGCTTTCCCGTGACTCTGGGGCCCATAAGATTTCTCTTCAGCAGTTACATAACTCAACCCCCTGAGCGAGGACTCTGAAAGTAGATGCATGTTGTCTGTTGCACAAAGGGGAGAATCCATGGGGgtgacacagctgctgctgcctgtgcTACAACCGGCATCTATAGAAGAACATTGTGAGCTTTGGAGGGAATGAACGCCTTCACTCTGTATGGATGACATGCGTTTGCTCACATGGTATTCATATAATCGGGTGACATCTTGCTCTGATGTTGGAATCTTAATTGGCTGCTGCTCATTATCCTGTGAAGTGGCATCTGCTTCAGCAGGGATGGGTCCTTTGGATGGGGAGTGGAAATGAGCATTTAACTGTTGGCTTCTTTCATCCGagtcctttttttctccctttactGTCAACCTGTCTGCGTGGGAAGCCTGTGAGTCATTCTCACATTCTGGAGAGACATTCTCTGCCATTTTGTTTCCAGTCACTCTTTGCTGCCATTTTTGATGCCTGTCTTTAAAGTGAGTTCGCCCCAGATCAAGTTGGTTCATGTAATAGGAATCTCTCACAGTGAAAGCATTATACTTTCCAACAAGATGAGGTGACTCCTCTTTAACAGAGTCTTGACTGGTCATCTGTGATCTATCAGAGAACTCACAAGTATCTCCTTGGGTTTGGCGCTCTGCCTccttctgttttcctctctgccTGCTCATTACTGAGCCCATGTGCATCTTAGTGAAGTATTCGCTGACCGATTTTATTTCCATTGTCTCTGGCTCCATCTCACCCCCATCTGAGTGAAATATCTGGGAGGAGGCAATAGCAGAGGATTTTGCCTCCTCCTGATGCTCCTGGGGGTTGTATGGAATCGCCCTTGCTCCATCGTCATTAGTTGCAGTCTCTGGCTTTTCCTCATTTATGGCATGGTATCCTTCTGTCATGGCTACATGCATCCTCAGGTGGTTGTCTGAATGTCTCTGAGCAATGGCCAATTCTGAGCTCTCTGTCATCTCAGAGGAGTTTGTCTCATTACCAGAGTCTGAGGACTCAGGACTAAATGCTCGCGATAGCTGTACACCTGTGtaccacagaaagaaaaacactttattaacaACTTCAAATGAGGCACCTGGAAAATATCATAGATGAGGGACTGAGTCAAATACAATTAGTGGTATTTACAATGGTAATGAGCTCATAAGTGAAAAAAAGAGTGTACAATGACACAACACAGACAATAatcaatataaatacataaatcacTGCATAGAACATTTggtttaaaattcaaattttagaTTCTATACAAATATTGGTGGAGAAGAGTCAAAAACCTAAATAGCTGATGAGATAGCtagttattttttctgtttttttatatatattttagcaaTAACCATCTAGGACTGTGCAGTGTGCAGgtgagaaaacaaataaaattattaacaaaacagGAACAAATCACGAGAAAATGAACAATATCTCAATGAACATATAGTAAGTTTGTGTGAACTCAAATCAATGGAAAAAAACTCACACAAATGGAAACATAGAACAAAATGGGCTTTATTgaaaaaactcaacaaatcaAAAGTGAATGGCTGGAACATGGTTTGGTGTTAATGGATAAAAGTTACAATAGTGTAAGAAGAACCTGTGCTACTCTCTGACTGTGCTGAACTCTGTTCCTCAGATGCAGCAAGGGCCTCGAGTGCCTGTAAGGTGGACACCACTGCATTGTCCAGAGGCTGCCCGTGGCCCTCTGCTCTGTGGGTGGGCACTGAATCTATAAGAGACACTGGGATATCACTGCGGGCTCCTTGGGCCAAAGTTCCAGCcccctgctgctcctcctcatcAGAGCTGTCCCTGAAgccaggaggaggagcagcaatGGCCAAGTTAAGGGAGTGCAGCAGTACATCATTGTCCTCCTCATCATTACCCTCtggtggaggagggagggaggtcAAGTCGATTATGTCATCACTGGACCCAGAGAGCGAAAGCAACATGGGCTTGTCAATGTCACTCATCACCATATCCTCCTCACAGCTTATGTCATCCTCATCCTCTGCGTCGTCTGTTGTCTCTGCATAACAGATATCGTGCAGCAGCGGCTCCTCGATGCACTCAGAAGGACCAAATATTTTAGTGGAGTAATGATACCCATCCCCATCTTCTATGGCATCCATCATCTTATAGTCCTCCTCGAGACGCCTGTACATGCGGCTGTGATTGTCTATAATCTCTGGGCTTCCATCCATCAGTCTCTGGTAGCCCAGATTTTGGGGATTTACACTATCTAAGGGAGGATCTCCAAATATGAAGGAGACCTTTGCACTCCTAGAGGAGTCTTGGGGTTTGGGCCTTTGAACGTTGAGGTATGTTTGGGAGCAAGGGAGTCTGCAGCACTCTGCTCTCTCTGCCACATGGATTGAATGCTGGGGCTGGTGGATCTCAGTAATATAGACCGGTTGGCCTTCACATCTCCTGTGGTCAAGAAATTCACACTCCTGCTCAGAATAATCTTGGTTGCAACTCTGGTTGTTTCTGTCTTCGCATCCTTtatgaggtgtgctgtaggtacACTCAATGGCCTGGTAGTTCTGCTTCATTCTCGCTGCATGGCCTGCAAagggaataaagaaaacaaaacattattatttaaacacaaagtacCTAATAAGTTACAACATTAACTTGTAGTTAACATTTTTGAAGTACATGTGTTCATACTGTCCGTGTTTTTGGCCACATTAAAGATGGAACGGCGAGAGTCCACCAGCAATCTGTAGTAGCCAGCAGTCAAACAGGCCAGATTCATTGCATCAACAGACTCCATTAAGAGAGTGATGGGCTGTGAAAGAAGCAGATAAGCAGATGAAAGTGAGCCCAAAATAAATGGGAGAGTGGGTCTGTAGAATGAGGTTATAACAACTGCTTAACAGGCTTGTGTTATTTGGCTAAAATCATAGAAAACATTCACAACCTTTTAGcacatgctttattttaaaagggcAGAGGCTTGGTTAACCTTCACATCCAGGACATGTAGTTCCACTCTAACTCTGTTCTCATCTTCCGTATACATCTCGATGCGGTTGACATGACTGAAATCAGCCAGAAGTGCCACCAGGTTTGTTTTGGTGTTAATCACATGACTAATGCCATATTTGGGCCCCACCAGCAAAGTCACCTCTGTGTGCTTCTCGCCTTGCTGCAAATGAGAGGAGAGAGTCATATCACTTCCTGCATGAAATTCTACAGTATATGATAGTCTTCTGCCTAAATGCATGAAGCGGGAGCAACACCTATCACTTCAGTGAGGTGGGCACCCCTGTAATGaggatttactgtaaatgaaacacttacactgtttttaaaaatatattttaaaaaatgaagcatAGGCCTATTATGTCATCATTAGTTTTAAGATGACTCCAAAATGGGCTGATTCAATACACTTTACATTGTGCATagatctttgtatttttttaacagatgaCAGGTTATGTATCTGAAGCATAATCACTCATGAATTGGGAGTGAATAAAGCAGCAATGTTTGTGTTGGCACTAATGCACATAACAATAAACAATTCAAAATGGTTTTATGAATATCCTAATCATACGGGGAGCCACTTTCAAAGAGGTACAGAGGCACTAAACTGGTGCAACTTTGTCCTGACCTCCACATTTAAGCTTTATTTGcatcctctttgataaagcttatacttagttatagttatgctgctataggcttagactgctgggggaccaccccccaatgcactgagctcctttcctccgcTTGTCCcgctctcctctcctctaaccccacaattgtcaccactgtatgacattaactatgtgtgttttctccagtggttgtctttctccttctctgtctccctcttgcTGTTcctctttgcaggtgtccccagctttggggctgtgtgttttccagtgtgcagctactggtccaacaAACCTgctcgatgttttgttgttgctttagttACTGTTTTCCGTtactctctccactttccactcaccccaaccggtcaaggcagattgctgaccaccctgagcctggttctgctggaggtttcttccgttaaagggagtttttcctctatactgttgcctagggctactcaagggggaattgttgggttctctctatacatctttatagtcttgactttacagtattctgtaaagtgccttgagatgactttgttgtgaattggcactatataaataaagttgaattgaattaaattttcTGATTACTTTGGAAGACCGGCTCATTAAACTAATGACAAATGATCATGACCAAGTAGGAGCTGAGGTTAGTAAAGTAAAAATCCTTGGAGAAACAATATTTATGTCACATACTTTGTAGCATACATTGTAAGACAGCGAGATAGGTTCACTCACAATTAAAGTAGATTTAAAGACCCGTCCGCCATACAGTCTTAAGTCGCTGAGATACTTCAGATAATGCACTTTTGCCTGCAATGCAGTCAGCTGCAATGGGGGAACAAAACAGCGTAGACATAGAGTAAGCTGCAGgctgaaataatttaatcatgTATTGTGCAGAATTATATTGTCAAGCCACCACCCAGTTAAAACTCCACTAGGTGGTAGTCAAGAGTCTTTTCAAATGTGACGCAAGACATATAGAAAGATAGAGTGAGACAAAGATACAGagtgataaaaatataaacaatataccTTTTTACCTGGTGGAACCAGGTTCTGGTTGGTTTTAAGGATGTGAGTAAGAGCTTTTttgatgttcttctctttcATGCTAGAAAGCACTGCAGGAGGCAGGAACAATGCCAAACCCCACTCCTTTCTGGCGGTGCACAATTGATAAACATTGAAAAAGGTCACTTAATCATTGTGTAAAACACTAGTCATATTGACTGGTGATTTACTTCACCCAACACTGATGCATTGACCAAATGACAAGCTGTGATCAGAAATATTGCTAATCAGCAAGGATGCATCTCCTGGCATTGCAGCAGTATTATGTTGTTACAACATACAACACCATTCTGGTACCCTACAGCTGGAATTAGTTATTAGAAACAAAATGGCTCTGAAGATAGGACACATCCACTTGGTTCCTGGAAGCAAAGCACGGTTTGTGTTACTTACTCTATATACTTCAGCGAAACTTTCTGGGACTGCTTGGTATTGATGGTTAGAATATACATTTGTAGGGCAGCCAGGCGGAGGGCTGTGTCATACTTAAGCTCGGACCCAAATCTCTCTAGTACCACATCATTACAGCTCTGGAGGAGcaaaaagagaggagacaggaaaaGGTTACACTTCAGTCACtctttttattatgaaatgtgggATAATATTTTTTATCTGCATCTGCTGATATTCACCTGAACATAAAGGTACTCAAAGGCTACTGCATCTCTCCTAAGCAGGTCCACAGGATCCTTTGGGACAAATGTAATGCGAAAAAAGCACTTCATTTTGTGTGACCCTGGCCTCTGTGTCACCTAGAGTAGTTTGAAACAAGAAGGATCCCATTAGCAATGAAGTGTTTGCATCTGCAATACGTGTAATCAAAGTGCTTACGGTGGTGTCCATTGGCAATTCACATgaaccattttacattttttaaaaattagaatattactttTTCACAACAGTTAGATAAGAAGATCAATACCACTGTTGTGTAAAAGCATTAAACTGGGAATTTTGAATGCACTATTTCTTGGCTGCGAGCAGTTACTTCATGTGTTTGCCATGAGATTGCCAGGCAACGAGTAGAGACTACAAAAAGTCACTTTGTCTGCCAAGATATAGTCCTGCTCGTATCTAGCTTTAACACTttagattttcagtttttgcatCAATTGCCCAAGCACAATATAATGTGTTAATTGGTGAGCATTAGAGGTGTTGAGTGATATTGTTACCTTCGGGCTAGCAGTCTTTATACCAAGCTAAATGAACTGATTTCAGTACAGTATCTTCCAATCctaatcatttaaaatgttttatgcacAATCAAAATGATAAAGGCCTCGAATTTCATTCTTGTTTTACCAAAGCATAGATACAAACTGTATTGCGAAGAAGGCTGGAGTGCTCAACTCGACTGCCGTTTTTATAATTAGATGCACAGCTCCAGTGCGCTGGTAACAAAGCTCAGAACAAAGTCCCAGGCTGATTTTCTCTCGATCTGGCCCTCACATTCACATCCTGTCCCCGACCTTTATTTTGTtccccttttctccacttcctgttccaagTTCAGTTCTCCACATTTACCACTCATCAAtgttcacaattgttttcacttgttCCCTTGCCTTTtgaaacccagctctccccttggttTTCTGTcagatcattgtctttgttttgtttttaattactcGTGCAAAACCCTGGCTCCTGTTTTACCTGTCTCATGGTTTTTGGACTCTTGACTTGTTTCATGTGAATTCCTGTTACCTGAATCTTGGTgtgaggtttggtgtgtttttctttcgGGTTCTctagttgtttttgtgtgttcactTAGGTATTTGGTATTCTTGTATTCAGTAAGTGTTCAGTCCAATTGCCCTTTGTATCCCCAGTCCTTCTCCCTATTGTTCACTTTTGATCTGTGTCTATTTAATTTCCCTAGTCATTTTTTCCTAgtgttcattttggttttatagTTTTTCACATTCTTGTTCCGAGTAACTGTAACCTgctatgggtttttttttttttttttcttgaaccCTTTTgagttttacttaaataaaacctgtttaacAGTTGTCTCCCTCTTGCCATCTCTTTACTAGGGTCCGGCTTAATACAAATCATGACAGATTTCTGCTGAAATTGCTTGGAGtttatatgtgaaacaggctttattTACTCGCTGTGTCCTGTGTAGTAGAAACTTTTCTCACATCaacaatgatttttaaatggaCTCTTGAGATTAGCCTTGAGATCCaaataaaccaacaaacaaacctgAGTCAGCATCTCCTGCTCGTGCAGGAGCATGAGTTTACTGGCAGATCCCTCAGACCTTTGCTCTAGCATCAAGGAGAAGTGCTCAATGCTCTTAATGGACAGCTTTTCTTGAAGGGTCAAGATGACATCCTTTCACATGGACAAAGTCATTATTAATGCAACATTTAAACAGTGCATATGTAGAAGCGTGCTTGTGTGAACCTCAATATCAACaacaaataaccaaataaaGCTAAACACACATAACGCATACATATTCCTCAAGAGATAATCAGAAATGTAACTGTTCTAAAGTAATTAAggtcaaactgctttttaaatgataattaaaaataaggCGCTGAAGAAAGGGGAGAAAGTGAAAAAGGAGTTTGCACTATATGAAACCTGCAATAGTGAATAACATTCAACGTTTAAACTGAGCATCACTTTAGTTATGCAACAGCATTTCATAGTGAAGCAATGTTCTTTCCAGCACCCTACCTTAatggatgtgttgctgtcaaatttaaatgatttagtCTGCCCATTCTCCAGGTAGACCTTCAGAACATTTGGCATAAAAAGAAGGGAGTTGTCCTTCACAGTTTCCTGAGGATTGAATAATCATCGTTTGATTATCAAATCTCACTTACTTTCTAATTAAACATTGTTTCTACTGTAAAAAAGTGCATCCGTGTGAGTTGGCGTAGAAGATGCTATAATCAAAAGGCCTCTTGGAGAACATGACTGCATATTTAATGGCTCTAAATATTCAAGGAAAATTATAGGACAAGTTCACAATTTCAGGAAATACACTTTCTTGCCAGGAAGAAAAGATCCATTCTTGCACCTCCACAGCATGAAGCTACATTGTGTTAAGCTAGCTTATTTTAACATAGACACTTGTAGCAGGCTGAAATAATGAGCCTGTCTCTGTCCAgaagctcactaattaacatGTTATGCCTCATTGTCGCAATGGCAGGAATCCATGAAACCACCGCTCCTAGTAGTATGAAACATTACACTTGACTAAAACCAGGATGAGGATTTTGAATTGTCTGTTTCATTCATGTTTCACAAATTtcttatataaataaatatgcaaagtaTATGCTATATAAAAAGCCGTGCCCTGTGCAACAAAACAGCATTGCAGACTCAACATTACAGATCTGTCTCTGATTAAATTGCAATATTAAGACATTGTGACATTGCTGTTTACGCTCAAAACCGGTATTGGAAGGGTAAGGCAAGGAGAGATTGTCCTCTAGTTTAATGATCATGGAGGCCATTGCTTtcagagagataaaaaaaatggatgacCAAATATACTTGAGTGACAGCTACTATACATGGTCAAGTTAACACTATGTGTGGGAAACACTGGACATTCAAGCCAAAACATGAATGATTTCATTCCCCCATATTGTGGCTATGCATTAGGTTATCTTTGTTGCACCGGTTATTGATTGCAGCCAAAACATAGAATCTTCTTCCAATGCCTTAGTAGGTTGagcacacaatatttttttctcctaaaTGTCACCAGAGGGGCTCTATAAGACAGCAGTTTCTCCCTGTTTTAAGTCAAGCAAAGGGAACATCTTGAATAGCACTGTATAAGTGTGTCATTCATTTCCAACCTGGCTTTCAACATAAATTTGCTTATTTCCCAAAATTCTAAACTAATCCTTAAACATTCATGTGCcatattttgatttttgtttgttttttaactttcatgACATCTTTTAAGCCCACACAGTGGTAAAAGCAATACAAGTAATATGGGTATGGAGACCAACCCAACACATTTTAGATAATTTTGGTAGTGTAACAAGCATTAACATGTGCCTTTTTTCTGCTCCtgcatgtctttattttactaTAGCCCAGCTTTAAGAGTTCAAATCTGGTGCTCTCATCTCCTGTTCAGAACCTTGATGTGTACAGAATGAATTAGTGTCCAGTGTGACTTACAGGGACCTGGCCGTTGATGATGACCTCTTCAGCGAAGCGGACTTTAACAGGATTAGTCTTTAACTTGGCCTTTTTGGCTGCGCTGATAAATGCCGACTTGGGCGACTtgggagaggaaagaaagaaaggggcAAAGCAGACATTTAAAGGACAATCCTGTATTTCAGAGAAGAGTCATGTATTTTCTAGCTCCAAACATTTCAAAGACATGTTTCCTTCTTGAAATGTGACAACCTCCCATTTCTCCACTCTGTGCTGATCAATTAAGGTGGCACTTTGTAAGGGCATGAGAGGGAGGACACCCCCACTGCTGTTGTGTCATTGAGCCTGCAAAGACATGCCTAGTAAATGGTAATAATTAAAGGCTGGATTACATGAGCTGCTTGGTCCTCAGAGTATTGTGGAGTATTACACCCATTTCTTTCTTGAAAATCAAGCCCTTATTCAAGATTAACCATTTGTTAAGTGACTCATCATGCTGGGAGTcagaaacactgacagtgaataaaattattgattgaaataaaaaaacaaactataattACTCTCACAGTGTGTAGAAAATTGTCAGATATCCTCACAAGGTTCCTAACATACAGAAacataaactaaatgttttctatgagCACACActgatatgtatatttttagaGAAGATTCAAGCATAATTCCATTTCCACTGAGTTTTTATGTGAACTTTAAACAAAAGCTGAATATATGCACTGAATATATGGCACTGGGTGTTTACCATCTGCTGCTCTTTGACTCTAGTAAATATGGATGTGGCAGGTTCATCTGAGGGCTTTTGAGGATCTGACGTTACACTGTGACAAGGCTTGGAAAGACTGTAGCAATTGGTCTCGTTTTGAGGTAGCAGTGCTCTAACACTCAGCTAAGACATTATTGATATGGTGCCAGCACAAACATATGGCATGATTAATGACTTGGTTTCACAGTGTCAACAAAATAATCaactccaaacacacaaacagactacAGGAATGTACTTGATTTCAGACTTACTGGGTACGGCTGGATAACAGTCAACAATATGGACTCCTTGCAGCTCCTGGAGGATACAAAAACATTagagtgtaaaaacaacaatgaatgaataaataaactatttcaatttatttaacaaaataaagaatcactgcaaaatatggaaatataAAATTTTTCCAGGAACCAGTTCTTGTTAGGCAGAACATGAACAGCAGCCCCGTCTTACCATGGTAGCGCAGAGTTTTAGCACAGAGGCAGAGCTTATTCTAGGCAAGAGGAGCTGTGAAGAAGTGGTTTGTTGTTTACACACTGCTACAAAGGTCATAAGAGGACCAAATGCTCACAGCCAGCCACTCAGCTGATGATATTAATCAAATCAGACACATGGAAAAACATCAACACTAGCTTACAGCTGCAAGGACGTAAATCACTGCGACTGGAACAGGTGGCAAGAATATTTATTCAGTGGAAATATTTGGTTTAGTggtacattaaaatacaaataaaaacaaattaaattgctAGCATTTTCTTACTTGGATAGAAATTAGATATCTAAAATATGTCCATGAACTGTAAGAAAGGCATGGTTAATTAACAACAGAGATGAAGGACAAAGTACACACAAGTATATCTGTATATCCTCATTGgcaatgtttatgtttttctgttttaccaCAGTGAAGGAAAAGGGAAGTTAAtcttctttaaaacaaaatgttttgtatccACACCTTTACATGctttaaaccacattttttaaaagttgtttggagtgtttctttctcttaatGGTGTTGGTTGTGACGCAGTATTAATTCATCAATAACTGGACTATCCATACATAAGTgcatttagacagaagtcaactGAAACCCCTTGACCATAGACAGGTAGTGtcaatttacataatttattaatGATTCAGCTATGTTCTATCAAGTGCAACAAACGCTTATGCAAACGAGCATGTCATGATAAGCCAATTTTACGTctaacattaattattttccgTTCATCAGAATTAAAATCAGACTATATATTTCAGagaagtgtttttgttatttagctGACCCTTCTTGAAATAAATGGAGTtgacacaataataaaaatgtaaataagtatGATACAATACAGTTTGACAGCACCACAGACTGCAGCCAGTAAAATTGTCACCTATGTAAAACTATTTAAACAACTCGACCTCAATTGATGTAAAATTTGTTGCACAACCATTATATTAGATTGAGTTAGTTTTAGCAAGACACACCTAATGAATTGGCAACTGAGTATATTGGATTCAATGTTgcaagcattaaaaaaacatgaaaacttaGATCAATATTTTTTAGGTACTGAAAAATTGTCTACAACTGATTTAACAGCCTAAAATGTCACCTTAGTGTGTTGTCATACCTGACAAGGTCAATAACCCTTTCCCGGGGTGCTGAACTGACTGGCTCATCATTAATCATGATGATTTCGTCCCCTGGGATCAGCTTGCCTTCTGATGGACCCCCTGCCATTACACACCAAACAAGGGTTAAGTGGGACAATCAGTACACAGTAATAGAATTTCTCTTGATTTTCTTAGTTTCCTATCTTTTGGCTCAAGGCTCTAATGACTGCTTACGCGTTTAGGGATGTTAAAAGCAATGAATCAGCACAAGCTACAACCTAAATGGGTTTCTGCTTCccatttttgcctttgttttaggAGCATTTAATATACTCTCGGGCATGTATTGATATTGGCCATTTTGGTATTAGAATTTTCCACACAGCTTGGCTACATACAGCTTTACCTGGTGTAACTGAGCGAACCACTACAGGTTTCTCACTGCCTGCCACAAAGCCAAAGCCAAGTACTGGGTCTCGTCTCATCTCAACCTTCCGGGGCGCA
It contains:
- the frmpd4 gene encoding FERM and PDZ domain-containing protein 4 isoform X2; the protein is MEIYNTGKNEIGVCSSLGKKQEQQGHRTKTSGWPPPTGTWSGSQGPPNGWDMGTNREGRDFYINHISQSSSLEEIRLDGDKLMPPAPRKVEMRRDPVLGFGFVAGSEKPVVVRSVTPGGPSEGKLIPGDEIIMINDEPVSSAPRERVIDLVRSCKESILLTVIQPYPSPKSAFISAAKKAKLKTNPVKVRFAEEVIINGQVPETVKDNSLLFMPNVLKVYLENGQTKSFKFDSNTSIKDVILTLQEKLSIKSIEHFSLMLEQRSEGSASKLMLLHEQEMLTQVTQRPGSHKMKCFFRITFVPKDPVDLLRRDAVAFEYLYVQSCNDVVLERFGSELKYDTALRLAALQMYILTINTKQSQKVSLKYIEKEWGLALFLPPAVLSSMKEKNIKKALTHILKTNQNLVPPGKKLTALQAKVHYLKYLSDLRLYGGRVFKSTLIQGEKHTEVTLLVGPKYGISHVINTKTNLVALLADFSHVNRIEMYTEDENRVRVELHVLDVKPITLLMESVDAMNLACLTAGYYRLLVDSRRSIFNVAKNTDSHAARMKQNYQAIECTYSTPHKGCEDRNNQSCNQDYSEQECEFLDHRRCEGQPVYITEIHQPQHSIHVAERAECCRLPCSQTYLNVQRPKPQDSSRSAKVSFIFGDPPLDSVNPQNLGYQRLMDGSPEIIDNHSRMYRRLEEDYKMMDAIEDGDGYHYSTKIFGPSECIEEPLLHDICYAETTDDAEDEDDISCEEDMVMSDIDKPMLLSLSGSSDDIIDLTSLPPPPEGNDEEDNDVLLHSLNLAIAAPPPGFRDSSDEEEQQGAGTLAQGARSDIPVSLIDSVPTHRAEGHGQPLDNAVVSTLQALEALAASEEQSSAQSESSTGVQLSRAFSPESSDSGNETNSSEMTESSELAIAQRHSDNHLRMHVAMTEGYHAINEEKPETATNDDGARAIPYNPQEHQEEAKSSAIASSQIFHSDGGEMEPETMEIKSVSEYFTKMHMGSVMSRQRGKQKEAERQTQGDTCEFSDRSQMTSQDSVKEESPHLVGKYNAFTVRDSYYMNQLDLGRTHFKDRHQKWQQRVTGNKMAENVSPECENDSQASHADRLTVKGEKKDSDERSQQLNAHFHSPSKGPIPAEADATSQDNEQQPIKIPTSEQDVTRLYEYHVSKRMSSIQSEGVHSLQSSQCSSIDAGCSTGSSSCVTPMDSPLCATDNMHLLSESSLRGLSYVTAEEKSYGPQSHGKAGHPMDPTLLRKIHAATSAEPGFTISRDGSHRMAKIKETTACTQLKKVGEESSLALCNETSTTTTTMSLPSLRSSTEPSGLTQESPEPDPHVMAFLSSRSSCEPTLGSLRKPRRVRMLRRSWSTLMPGSRSLEALIEKTKATLTGKSGGQNLQSQNAPEEQRIFSAKTLPKSMSQGSVASYSSGRGLLRGASGLPTESTAPRLMTWKCHRPFSHCFLRRKANTNGDNEGRAVPSHALFSASSACCEENTKQNAVYKAEQNTMATTMSDMSLEARLARVNSMKGKTYSLHTGFALARKDALDMISVLRCSVGHLSKGVRSKVSEADMEAFSQLLFMQAKVLNSACSQMAMEYSSPEELLLTLTHSFHTLCCLTQACMSLVEGLSAEREQREVVAKVDEVVMNYVCLLKVAEAALGGSPSDQSVNALTHHSATMSAIINTLTHSLEALLNK